The DNA region GAGCTTGAAAAAAGGGTTTATGCCGATATCCGCGGGGTACTCGTTGCCGAGTTCGTCCCCTATTCCGGAAAAGGGCTTGAGGGTGAGTTTCTCCTCGGTGTCCGTACCACTTCTGAATTCGGACCGATAGTCGCCTTCGGCGTTGGTGGGGTAGAGACCGAGTTTTTGGCGGAGAGGATGAAGCCGGGAGAGGCGGTCTCAGTATCCTCTGCCCTTCTAATGGGGGATATCCCTTCCTTTATAAGGAAGCCCGCCATTTCCCTTAAGCTTTTGGGAGAGACCCGGAGGGGAAAGAAGGTGGTTTCCTCGGAGGAGATGGAGCGGGTCGTTTTCGCCTTCGCTGAGATCGCTCGTTATTACTCCGACTATGAGGAAAGATCCCCCTTCGTCATCACCGAGCTCGAGGTGAACCCATTGGTGGCGAACGAGGGGAGGCTTGTCCCTCTCGATGGTCTTCTCAAGTTCAGAAGGAGAAGAGAAAAGCCCATTCCTCGTCCGACGGATAAGGTGGGGAAACTCCTTATTCCGGAGAGCATCGCCATCATTGGGGTTTCGGGCAAGGAGATGAATATGGGACGGATCATCCTGAGAAATATCATCGGGATGGGTTTTCCCAAGGAACGGCTCTATATATTGAAGAAGGGGGTTTCCGAGATAGATGGCTGTCGGGCATTCCCCGATGTCTCCTCACTGCCGGAGAAGGTGGATACCCTGATCGTTGCCATCTCAGCGGATCAAGTCCCTTCCCTCATCAGGGAGACGGTTGAGGAGGAGAAGGCTGAATCGATCATTATAATCCCTGCCGGTATGGCGGAAAAAAAGGGTGGAGAGAGCCGGGAGGAGGAGATAAAAAAACTCCTCGCTGAGAGGCGTTCCCAGGGGAAGGATGCTCCGGTGATCAATGGAGGGAACTGCCTTGGCATTCACTCCGTCCCCGGGCGGTATGATACCCTGTTCATCCCCGAGAGGAAGTGGGAACGAGTGCCGGTATTTGCGAGGAACATCGCCTACATCAGCCAAAGCGGTGCCTTTATGATCTCCCGGATGACCAAACTGCCCCGGCTCGAGCCCCGGTACGGGATATCGGTGGGAAACCAGGTCGATCTCACCATCTCCGATTATTTGGCTTATCTCAAGGATGATCCGGAGATAGCGGTTTACGGAGTTTATATCGAGGGGTTCAAGGAGGGGGATGGCATCGCCTTTGCCCGGATATCGCGGGAGATACTCGCCGCCGGACGGGATGTGATCGCTTACAAGGCGGGGCGTACCGCTGAGGGAAGGGATGCCACCTCGGGTCATACCGCCTCAATAGCTGGTGATTATTATGTCTTTGAGGCAGTGGCGAGGGATGCAGGAGTACTTGTTGCTCGGGATTTTGCCGAATTTGAGGGATTGACCAAGCTCGCCTCCTACTTCGCCGAGATGGGGAAAAAGATTAAGGGAGATCGAGTGGCAGCGGTTAGCAACGCTGGTTTCGAGTGCGTCGGCTTCGCTGACAACATCCGAGGGGAAGGCTACGAACTCCGCCTCGCCAAGTTTTCGCCGGAGACCGAGAAAAGGATCGCCTCTGCCTTTTCCTTAAGGAAGATAGACGCCATCATCGATATCCACAATCCCCTTGACCTCACCCCAATGGCGACTGACGAAGTGGTGGCGGAATGCATCCGGGCGCTTATCGAGGATGATGGTGTTCACTCCATTATCTTGTCCCTTGTTCCCCTTACCGCTGCCTTAAACACCTTGCCTCCAAGCCCAGAGTACGAGGAGAGTATTGAGCGTGAGGAGAGCGTTGTGAAGCGGGTTATAGCGCTCAATAAAGAGACCGAGAAACCGCTTATCGCCGTTATCGATTGTGGTGGCAGGTACGATCCTATGGTATCCGCCCTCGAGGTGGGGGGGATCCCGGTTTTCAGGACCGCAGATTATGCGATGAGGCTTTTGGGTTATTACACCTTCTATCGACTGGCTTTGGAGCGGATATAGCCCTCATTGATAACCCATATCACCTAAAAAGAGGGGGTTCTTTTCCCCTCTTTTTTTTAAAACGATATTGACAATTTAATAGAAGACTGCTATCATAACACCGATAAAGAGATATGAGTTTTTATGGATATTTCAAAACTTAATAGGCTTTGAGAAGTTATTTTTTTCTCTAAACTTAAGATGGAATCATCGTAAGGAGGTTGATGATGGAGAGTGAAGATTTTCTCGCTGAGATAATGAAAAAGGCGACCGCTAATCCCAAAAGGATAGTCTTTCCCGAAGGGACCGAGGAGCGAGTGCTTACCGCGACCAAAGGGATATTGGAGAAGGGGATAGCGGAAGTCATCCTCCTTGGAGAGGAGGAGGTGATCAAAAAGGGACTTTCTGAGCGGGCTGTTTCTCTGGACAAGGTAACGGTGATAAATCCCGTTACTTCTGACAAACTTAGGCCTTATGCTGATGTTTTTTATGAGCTCCGGAAACATAAAGGGATCACTGAGGAGCAAGCCCTCGAAACGATGAAGAACCCGAACTACTTCGGGACGATGATGGTCTATAAAGGGGAGGCTGATGGGCTTGTCTCCGGTTCCACCCACACCACCGCGGAAACGGTCCGTCCCGCCCTTCAGATCATCAAGACAAAGGAGGGTTCGAGCACTGTATCGAGCTTCTTCTTTATGGTGTTTCCCGAGACAACCTATATCTTTGCCGACTGCGCCATCGTGGAGGACCCAACCCCGGAACAGCTCGCCGAGATCGCCCTTGATGCTGCCCACAATGCCAAGGCGTTCGGGATACCACCGCTGGTGGCGATGCTCTCCTATTCTACCAAGGGCTCGGCGAAAAGCCCGATGACGGAAAAGGTGATTAAGGCGACCGAGATAGCCAGGAAGCGTCTTGCCAGTCTTTATCCTAATGGCACTGATATCAAGATAGACGGTGAGCTTCAGCTCGATGCGGCGATAGTCCCCAAGGTCGCCGAGAAGAAGGCGAAGGGGAGCGAGGTTGCTGGTAGGGCTCGGGTGCTCATCTTCCCCGATCTAAATTCAGGCAACATCGGATATAAGCTTACCCAGAGATTAGGGGGGGCTGAGGCATATGGTCCCATCCTTCAAGGGCTTGCCAAGCCGGTAAACGACCTCTCACGAGGTTGTTCTGCAGAGGATATCATAGGTATAACCGCCATTACAGTAATACAGGCACAGGGTGTGTGATAATTTTATTTAATTAATAACCTTAACCTAATGGGGGGGTAAAAGAAGTGAAGATATTGGTTATAAACTCTGGGTCCTCATCCATAAAATATCAGCTCTTTGAGATTGAGAATGGGGATTATGAGCTTCTTGCTAAGGGGTTAGTAGATAGGATAGGACTTTCCGGATCGGCGGTTTATCATCGTCCAAAGGATAAAAAGGAGACGGTGGTGGAAAAGGACATCCCCAATCACGAGTTGGGGATCAAGTTGATGCTCGACCTCCTTACTCATCCGAGCCATGGAGTGATCAAGGATATGAAGGAGATAGAGGGGATAGGACACCGGGTAGTTCACGGTGGGGAGAAGTTCTATGAATCGGTTCTAATAGACGATGAAGTTGAGAAGACGATCGAGGAGTGCATCGAGTTGGCACCGCTTCACAACCCGCCGAATCTCCTTGGCATAAGGTCCTGTAAACGGCTTCTTCCCGGTGTGCCTCAGGTGGCGGTGTTCGATACCGCCTTCCACCAAACAATGCCCAAAAAGGCGTACCTCTATGGACTTCCCATCGAGCAGTATGAGAGATATCGCATCCGTCGCTACGGTTTCCATGGGACCTCACATAGATATGTCGCCTTCGAGGCAGCGAAGATACTTGGTAAGGACTTAACCGAGCTCAAGATAGTAACCTGTCATTTGGGAAATGGTTGCAGTATCACCGCGGTAAAGAATGGGAAGTCGGTGGATACCTCGATGGGTTTCACCCCGCTTGAGGGGTTGGTGATGGGTACCAGGGCTGGTGATATGGACCCCTATATCCCGCTCTTCATCATCGAGAAGCAGGGGCTCACCCCTCAGGAAGTGAATAACCTGATGAACAAGAAGAGCGGGTTGCTCGGTCTTTCTGGCAACCGGGATATGCGCGATGTGATGGCGGCAGCGGAAAAGGGGGATGAACGGGCGAAGACCGCGCTTGAGATATTTGTATATCGGGTGGCGAAGTACATCGGCGCCTATGCAATGGCGATGGGTGGCCTTGACGCTGTTGTTTTTACTGCGGGAATGGGCGAAAATAGCCCTTACTTGCGGGAAAAGGTGCTCGAATATGGAGGATTCCTTGGGATAAAGGTGGACAAGGAGAAGAATGAGAAGAATGAGCGCATCTTCACCACCCCCGATTCCAAGGTAGTGGGTTTGGTCATTCCCACCAATGAGGAGTTGGTGATCGCCCGGGATACCTATAGTATAATTAGTAAGAAGTAACCTTTCTCCCTGGGGGAGGGAATATGGAGGAGGGACGAGTAAGGGTTCTTCTACTCGAGGACGAACCCGACCACAGCGAGCTTATAAGACTCCACCTAACTGAGGAACAGGAGATAGAGGTGGAGTGTGTCTCCTCTCTCTCCGAGGCAAGAGAGATCTTGAAGGAGAAGGAGGTCGATGTAGTAGTAGCCGATTATGTTCTCGGTGAGGAGCGGGGGACTTTCCTTCTTAGGGAATTTGGCTCAGGGGATCGGAAGATCCCCTTCATTTTTCTCACCGGCAAGGGGGACGAGAGGGTAGCGCAGGAAGCGCTTAAACTGGGAGCTGATGATTATCTCACCAAGGATGAGGTCTTTGCCGATTTCTCCCTTCTTCTCGGGAGTATAAAGCGAGTGGTTTCCTATCGTCAAGCGTTATCCTTCAGAGAGAAGCTTGAGAGCGAGCTTAGATTACATCGCCAGCTTAATGAGGAGATAGTTCGACAATCACCTTTTGGTATCGCTTTGATCGACCGGGAGGGAAACCTAATTTTTGGAAATCCCGCCTTGTTTTCCATAATGGGCTTAAGCCCTGATGAACTGGTAGGACGAAGCATATTCTCGTTGGAGACGATGGAGCTCTTTGGCATCTTGGATGATCTCCGTCAGTCCTTTACTGAGGGGAGACCGTTTGAGGTAAGAGATGCTGCTTTCATCACCCCTATTGCTGACCGGAAGCTTTATCTCAGCTGGGTTGGCACTCCACTCAGGAATGAACGAGGGGAGGTAGATCGAGTTCTCGTCTTTGTAATGGATACAACCAAGCAAAAACAGGCGGAAGAAAGGGCGAGGTTGCTTATCAAGAGGTTGAGGGCGGGAGCTAAGCTCAGTCGTTCCCTTCTTTTTAACCTCGATTTTCCTGAGGCTCTGTTGCTTTTGGGGAAGGAGGTGAGCAAGGTCTTTCCCCACTTGCTCTCCCTCTCTTTTATTGAGGGAGGTACGGGAAGTAGCTGTATAGCTCGATATCTTCCCAAGGAGAAAAAACTGGTTCTTTATGATTCCAATGAGGTTGGTTTAAGAAGTGGGAGGCTTCGGTTTCTTCTCGATTATCAACGACCCTTCTTGGTGAAAAAGATCCTTCCTCAGATTTGGTCAGAACGGGAAAGGAACTTTTTTGGAGATAAAGCCCAATCCCTTGCCTTTCTCCCCCTTGAGGTGGGAGGGCGTTTCTTTGGAGTGTTGCTGGCAAGTTTTGGCGGGGAGATAACCCCGGAAGCGGACTTTGGTTTTTTGAAGGACCTTGCCTTGAACCTCTCCCTCGCCCTCGAACGGACCAGGCTTTATCAGGAGCTTAAGCGTTCTCACGAGCAGGTGGTAATGCTCAACCAGCTGAGTAAGAGGTTGAACTCGGTGTTGGACCCTAAGGAGATAGTGAAGATCGCTGTTTCTGAACTTCCCGGAATATTGGGGATTAGGCTCTGCTCCATCTTCCTCTACGATCCGAGGGCAAAGACCCTCCGCCTCCTTGGACATAATCACCCAGATTTGGGGAAGAATATCGAGATCGTCATCTCGGCAGAAAGGGATTCCCTCATAAGTAAGGTCGCCTCGCAGAAGGAACCCCTTTTGGTTAAGGATGTGGAGAAGGAGCTCGGTATCTCCAATAAGGTTAAGTATAGGTCGAGCTCTTACCTCGGGGTGCCACTGGTATTGGGAGATGAGCTCATCGGGGTGCTCAATTTAAATGATAAGGTGAATGGGGAGGAGTTTTCCGAGGCGGACTTGGGGGTGGTGACTGCGGTAGCAGAGCACCTTGCCGCCGCTTTAGGCAACGCCCTTCGTTATCGGTATACCCTTGATCTCTCCCAGCGGGATGGACTAACCAATCTATATAGCCATCGTTTCTTCCAAGAGGCTTTGGCTCGGGAGATAGCTCGGGTGGAGCGTTATGGGACTAAGCTCACCCTTCTTATGGGGGACCTCGATCACTTTAAGAACATAAACGATCGTTACGGACATCAAGTGGGAGACCTGATCCTGAAGGGGATCGCTCTTATTCTGAAGGGTGATACTCGACTTTCGGACACGGTGGCGAGATATGGGGGCGAGGAGTTCGCCATTATTCTTCCCGATACCAACGGCGATCAGGGTTTCGCTATGGCAGAGAGGATAAGAAAGAGGGTGGAGGAGAAGCTCTTTTCCACCCCAGCGGGAAGGCTTACCATAACCATTAGTTTCGGTGTTGCCGAATATAAGGAGAAGATGAAACCCTCGGAGCTGATCGAGCTTGCCGACCGCGCCCTCTATCGAGCTAAGACCAGTGGCAGGAATCGGGTAGAGCTTGCCTGATGTTTCATCCATCAACTATGGGGTTCGAGCAAGGGTAAAGACGAAAACCTCCTTGGCTCCAGCGGAAAGGAGGGTGCGAGTGCATTCATCGGCGGTCGCCCCGGTGGTGAGGATGTCATCGACGAGGAGGATCTTTTTCCCGCCGAGGGAGATGTTCCCCCTTTTTGCTACGGTGAAAGCCCCTTTCACTACCTTCAATCTCTCCGTTCGGGTAAGAGAGGACTGAGGTGGAGTGGGTTTTACCTTTCTTAGAAGATTTGAGGTAAAGGGCAAACCCGTCCTTTTTGCCATCTCCTTTGCAAGGAGTGCCGACTGGTTGAAACCCCGCTCTCGCTCTCTCTTGGGATGGAGGGGAACGGGAACCACCAGATCAACACTGAGTAATTCGGGATAGGAGGAGAGGGCTTTCCACATAAGCTGGGAAAGGAAGGGAAGAAGCGTTTTCTTTTTCCCAAATTTGAAGCTATGAATCAGCTCTCGTCCCACCCCTTCATAGGCAAAGGCGGATCGCGCCATCTTGAAGTGTCGCTTTCCCGAGAGACATTCAGCACAGAGGTGTTTACTGGGGTAGGAGATGTCATAGGGAAGACCACATAGGGGGCAGAAGGGCGGAGATATAAGTTTCAGTTCGTTGAGACATTGGGGGCAGAGGAATCCTTCGGGGATAAACTTACCACAGCTTAAACAGAAGGCGGGATAGATAAGAGATAAAATTGCCTCTTTCCCCTTGAAGAGGATTTTCCGCAGCCCGTTCATTTATATATCAATCCACCCGGGGCGGATGAACTGGTGCTTCAGGAGGGGTGAGTTCCTTTGGAGAGGCAAGCTCTTTTGGAATGATGAGTTCTATCGTATTCCAACGGAGGCAATTATCACACCGTTCCTGCCACGCCTCATAGGTCTTTCCACAGAGGCGACAACGGTAATAATCATAAAAGAGTTTTGCCCGCTCGATGATGTTCCTAAGCCTTTGGGTTGCCTCCCGGTAATCTCCCCGTTTGAGGTAGAGCTCAGCGAGGAGGAGATCGATATCGAAGGAGTACTCTATTCTGCCGTCGATCTCGTTTGCCTCGGCCATCGCTTCATCTATCATCTCGAGTTTATAATAGAGCTTGGCGAGATAGAACCTCACTGGAATATCGCGCGATGCCTCCTTCAGTGCCTTTTGGTAAAGAGAGATAGCATAAGTGGGGTCCTCCTGGGAGAGGAGATATCCCTCCGCCAGTTTAAGGAGGAGAGGGTTTTCCGTAGCCCGGAAGCCATCGAGTATCATTTCCTCCCCCCCTTTGTTCTCCTGGTAGAGGATCTTGAAGAGCCGGAAATAGGCGGGTATGAACTTAGGGTGGCTCTTGATTATCTTCCGGAGGGAGTTTAAGGCCTCCTTTCTCTTCCCTTCGTCAAGGCGGAGGAGGATGAGTTGATAGTCGAGTCCCAAGAGTACCTCCTCCTCTTTTCTCCTTTCCTCTTCCTCCTCTCGAACCAGTCGAATAATCTCTTCCGTAAGTTCCCGTGCTTCCTCTATCCGGTCCTTTCTGGTAGCGATATCCCTCAATTCTCGATAAGCGGAGATCTGCCATTTTGTCTCTTTCTCTTTAAGGAGCTTTTTAAGAAGAGAGATGGCCTGTTTTTCCTTCCCTGCTCCAATGTAATCTTGGGCGAGGGAGAGGAGGAGTTTCGGATCGCTTGGGTTTATCATCTTGGCGCTTAAATGGAGGTTTACCGCCTCTTCATATTTTCCCCGGAGGCGAAGGATATCACCACCAGCGAGGAGAGCCTGGTAGTTTTTCGGGTCTTCCTCCAGTATCTTTTCGATAGTAGAGAAAGCCTCTTCGGGCTTTCCTTGGGAGAGCTGTTCCATCGCCTTTATATATAGCTCTCTGGTCTTCTCCTCCTTTTCTCTCCGTCTTTTTTCCCTTAAATTGGCGAGGAGAAGGCGGGAGTTCCTGATGAGGAGCCAGATGACCGAGGTAAGGAAGCCAGCTAAGAGGAAGATATAAAGGAAGAGCCAGAATGAGCCGGTGAACTTCCAGAAGTAAAGGTTTAAGGTCAACTGCTCTCTGTTCAGAGCAGCTACAAGGATGAGGAAACTCACCACTACGAATATAAGCAACAGAGAGAAAAAGGTTCTTAAATTCATAAAACTACCCCTCGTTCTAAAAGATCACACCCTCTTTTATTATAACCCCAAAATCACAAAAAATGTTCGGTTTTTATTTAATTAACCCCTTATCCTGAAGTTCTTGGCATTTGATACAATGCCTTGCCCAAGGAACGGCATCAAGCCTTTTTTTGCTTATCCTTTCGCCACATTCCTGGCAGTAACCGTAGGTTCCCTTGGCGATCCGCTCCAGTGCCTCCTTTATAAGCCGGAGGAGGCGGCGATCAGCATCGGAAAGGGCAAAGAGGAACTCCCGTTCATATTCGAGCGCTGCCTGATCTGCCAGATCCCTGATGCCATCGTCAGGAGTTTCCTTAGTGTAATCCCTATTCTTGAGGTAATACTGTAAAAGCTCCCTCTGTTTCTTTTGAAGTTTCTCTTTATAATACTCCAAGGTTTTCTTGGTCAGCCCCATTTTTGACCTCATTCTTCAAGTTTATCCAGTTCGATCCTTGGCGCATCTGCCCAAAGCTTTTCCAGTTCGTAATACTCCCTTGTCTCCGGGAGAAAGATGTTGACGATAAAGTCGATGTAATCGATCAATATCCATTTCCCGTACTCATATCCTTCGATGTGATATGGGGATAGTTCCTTTCTCTCCAACTCCTCCCTAACCGCGTCGGAGATGGTCTGGGTCTGTTTCGTCGATGTCCCGCTACAGATGATGAAATAGTCGGTGAACGAAGCGATCTCCCGCACATCGAGGACGGTCAAGTCAAACCCCTTCTTCTCCCTTATCGCCCTTATCACCTCTTTCACCTGCCAAGCTATCTTCTTCTTGTCTATCGCTTTCTCCTCTCCCATCTTAGCGATAGAGGTTTAACCGTTCAATGTATCTCGCCACCCTTTCCGGAAGAAGGTGGTCAAACCTTTTCCCCGCTGTTATTCTCTCCCTGATCTCGGTAGATGAGATGGGTATCTCAGGCGTCTTTACCAGGAAGATGGAGGCACCTTTTCTTTCTCCCCACTCCTTGATCGCCCTCTCCGCCTCACTGGGATTGGAGGAGGTAAGTTCGACCGTCCTCTCCCTTATCTCTTGAGGAAGGTGGTTGAGCCGAGAAAAGGGAACCCCTGCCCTTAGGTTCACTAAGAAGAGACAGTCTCCGAGGAGCTTTTCATAATCCTTCCAGGTGGTAATTTCGGCAAAGGAGTCGCTTCCGGTTATGAAGAAGATCTTTTCTTCAGGGAAACGGTTCCTAAACTCCTTAATCGTGTCTATGGTATAGGAGGGTTTGCTCCGCTCTATCTCCACGGTCGAGGGGACGAGCCTTTCCTCATCGATGGTAGCGAGTACCACCATTGCATAGCGGTGGATGGCGTGAGTGATCTCACCCGCTGGTTTGTGGGGTGAGATATAGGAGGGGACGATATAGATTAGATCAAGTCCCACCGCCTCAAGGATGCTCTTCGCCGTCTTTAAATGGCCGTAGTGGATGGGATCGAAGGTACCACCAAAGATGCCGATTTTTTGAACCTCTTTTTCCATATCAGCCCCTCTTGACCGAACTGAAGAGAAGTTCCGCCATCCTCTCCACCAGCTGAGGCACCCCCTCTCCAGTAAGGGCGGAGATGAAAATCATTTCGCAACCCGCTTCTTTCAGTTTCGAGGCTATTTTCTCGATCTTTTTTCTCTCCTTTATCAAATCTATCTTGTTTCCCACCAGAAGTTGTACCTTCTTCGGAAGTTCTTTGGAATAGGTGGCAAGTTCCTTGTTTATCGTTTCTACCTTATGGAGAACCTCCTCTGGATCGGCTGAGGAGATGTCAACAAGATGAACGATGAGCCTCGTCCTTTCGATGTGGCGGAGGAACTCATGTCCCAATCCGCTCCCCTTATGCGCTCCCTCGATCAACCCTGGGATATCGGCAACGGTGAATCGGCGATAATCGGGAAGTTCAACTACACCTAAATTTGGATTTAAGGTGGTGAAAGGATAAGAAGCGATCTTGGGATGGGCAGCTGAGATACGGGAAATAAGGGTGCTTTTGCCAGCGTTGGGAAGTCCTACCAGCCCAACATCGGCTATCAGCTTGAGTTCGAGTATTAGCCACCGCTCTTCACCCTCTTCGCCGGGTTCAGCGTAATGCGGTGTTTGATTGGTTGGAGTGGCGAAATGAGCGTTGCCTCTTCCTCCGCGTCCTCCTTTAGCAATCAGAAAGAGCTCCTCCGGCTTGGTGAAATCATGGATCAACTCGCCCTTTTCCCCATCGAGGACCATAGTACCAGGAGGAACGGGTATGATTATGTCCCTTCCTTTCTTTCCACTTCGGTTATTTCCCGAACCTCCGCCGCCATTTCCCGCCTTATATCTCAGCCGTTTAGCAAGATGGGAAAGGTCATCCACCTCTTCCGTACTCTTGAGGTAGACATCCCCCCCTTTTCCTCCATCCCCACCATCCGGTCCTCCTCGAGGGGCGAATTTCTCCCGGTGAAAACTCACACAACCCCTTCCGCCATTTCCCGCCTTGACATATATCTTTACCCGATCGACGAACATTTACACCACTGGTGTTCAGCCACCATTTGGGGATAGAAGATGGGGGATTTATTCGCTCGGGAGGACACTGACGAATTTACCCTTTCGTCCCTTATTCTCGAATTTCACTACTCCGGTAACCAGAGCAAAGAGGGTGTCATCACCACCCCTTCCCACGTTTAGCCCAGGTTTGAACCTGGTGCCCCGCTGACGGACGAGTATGGAGCCAGCGGTAACTACTTGTCCGCCAAACCGCTTCACCCCCAGCCGTTTTGCTTTGCTATCCCGTCCATTACGGGAGCTACCTCCGGCTTTTTTATGAGCCATAAGCTAAGCCTCCTTTTTTTCCTCTTCTTCCTTCTTTTTTCTTCTGGGCTTTGCCGCCTCAGCGGTTATCTTCTCCACCTTGAGAAGAGAATACCACTGACGATGCCCCCGCTTCCGGCGGTAGCCCTTTCTTCTTTTTTTCTTAAATACGATTATCTTCTTATCCTTTGCTTCGGTTAAAACGGTGCAAACCACTTTGGCATTAGGAAGGTAGGGGGTTCCCACCTTTATCCCTTTATCGTCCTTTAAAAGGAGCACCTCCTTGAACTCAACCTTTTCCCCTTTTTCCTTTGCCAGCTTCTCCACCTTTAAAAGATCACCTGGTGAAACCCGATATTGTTTACCCCCGGTGGTTATTACTGCGTACATTACCTTCACTCCTTCCTCATCAGTTTTGAAGTAATCTTAGATATCACAAAAACCAGCACCTGTCAATACCAAATCCTTCCTCTTGTCTTTTCTAAGCGGTACCGGCTAAAATATAAGCCTAAATGGCAAAGGAGGCAAGGAAGATGGAGGAATTATTTATAGATACCTCTTCAGTAGAGAAGAGATTGGTTAACTTCCTCAAGGAGACGGTGAAGGAGGCGGGTTTTTCCCGGGTGGTGATCGGTCTTTCTGGAGGGCTTGATTCCACTACCTCTGCCTACCTTGCAGTGAGAGCGCTGGGAAAGGACGGGGTTGTCGGAGTGATGATGCCCTATAAAACGAGCTCCCCTTCTGGTGTAGCTGATGCGGAGCGGGTGATAAGGAAACTCGGCATCAAAAGCGAGAAGGTCGATATCACCCCAATGATCGACGCCTACTTCGATACCTATGAGCCCCAAGCGGATAAGATCAGACGGGGGAATAAGATGGCGCGGGAGCGGATGGCTATCCTCTTCGATCTATCCAAGAAACATAATGCCCTTGTCCTCGGGACCTCCAACAAGACGGAACTACTGTTGGGCTATGGCACCCTCTACGGTGATACCGCTTGTTCCCTAAACGCAATTGGCGATCTCTATAAGATCCAGGTTCGTCAGCTTGCTCGCCATTTAGAGGTGCCGGAGCGGATCATAGATAAGGTGCCCACCGCTGATCTGTGGCAGGGGCAGACTGACGAGGGAGAGCTCGGTTATTCCTATTCTGAACTCGATCGGTTTTTATTCCATCTGATAGAGAGAGAGGCAGACTTTCCTACCTTGCAAAAGCTCGGCTTTGCCGACGATTTCATCCGAGAGGTGATCGCCAAGGTGCGTGCTTCTCGGTTCAAGGTAAAGGTGCCTAAGATCGCTGTCCTTACCGAACATCCCGTATCTGGAGAGATAAAGCTTCCCAAGATCTAAACGGGTTCTCCTACTCGATTACGATGAACGGTATCCTCGAAGAGAAGAAACTCTTCTTGGCTATCATATCCTCTACTCCGATTATGAGCTGGTAGTCCCCTGGAGGGAAGGCGTAGGCGGGAATGGTTTCTATCACAAATAAGGTCGAGGAATCAGTAGAGGTTACCGCCGAGCTGGGAAGGGATAAAGCGAGTTCACCATCCTTGTAAAAAGAGTAGGAGATCGTCACCGAATTCTTTTTGGTTTTGTCATCGAGCGAAAGCCCGATTAACTGGAAAAAGATGGTCAGGGGAGCATCTCTTTTTAGAATGCCCCCTTTCAAGGGGAAGACCTGATACCCCCCAAGGTTTATTCCGTTTTTATCTTCCGCCGAACCTCTCCTTACCCCTTCTGCAAGGATGACCTTGGACATACGGAGCCC from Acidobacteriota bacterium includes:
- a CDS encoding diguanylate cyclase, with amino-acid sequence MEEGRVRVLLLEDEPDHSELIRLHLTEEQEIEVECVSSLSEAREILKEKEVDVVVADYVLGEERGTFLLREFGSGDRKIPFIFLTGKGDERVAQEALKLGADDYLTKDEVFADFSLLLGSIKRVVSYRQALSFREKLESELRLHRQLNEEIVRQSPFGIALIDREGNLIFGNPALFSIMGLSPDELVGRSIFSLETMELFGILDDLRQSFTEGRPFEVRDAAFITPIADRKLYLSWVGTPLRNERGEVDRVLVFVMDTTKQKQAEERARLLIKRLRAGAKLSRSLLFNLDFPEALLLLGKEVSKVFPHLLSLSFIEGGTGSSCIARYLPKEKKLVLYDSNEVGLRSGRLRFLLDYQRPFLVKKILPQIWSERERNFFGDKAQSLAFLPLEVGGRFFGVLLASFGGEITPEADFGFLKDLALNLSLALERTRLYQELKRSHEQVVMLNQLSKRLNSVLDPKEIVKIAVSELPGILGIRLCSIFLYDPRAKTLRLLGHNHPDLGKNIEIVISAERDSLISKVASQKEPLLVKDVEKELGISNKVKYRSSSYLGVPLVLGDELIGVLNLNDKVNGEEFSEADLGVVTAVAEHLAAALGNALRYRYTLDLSQRDGLTNLYSHRFFQEALAREIARVERYGTKLTLLMGDLDHFKNINDRYGHQVGDLILKGIALILKGDTRLSDTVARYGGEEFAIILPDTNGDQGFAMAERIRKRVEEKLFSTPAGRLTITISFGVAEYKEKMKPSELIELADRALYRAKTSGRNRVELA
- the pta gene encoding phosphate acetyltransferase, which codes for MESEDFLAEIMKKATANPKRIVFPEGTEERVLTATKGILEKGIAEVILLGEEEVIKKGLSERAVSLDKVTVINPVTSDKLRPYADVFYELRKHKGITEEQALETMKNPNYFGTMMVYKGEADGLVSGSTHTTAETVRPALQIIKTKEGSSTVSSFFFMVFPETTYIFADCAIVEDPTPEQLAEIALDAAHNAKAFGIPPLVAMLSYSTKGSAKSPMTEKVIKATEIARKRLASLYPNGTDIKIDGELQLDAAIVPKVAEKKAKGSEVAGRARVLIFPDLNSGNIGYKLTQRLGGAEAYGPILQGLAKPVNDLSRGCSAEDIIGITAITVIQAQGV
- a CDS encoding acetate kinase, with the translated sequence MKILVINSGSSSIKYQLFEIENGDYELLAKGLVDRIGLSGSAVYHRPKDKKETVVEKDIPNHELGIKLMLDLLTHPSHGVIKDMKEIEGIGHRVVHGGEKFYESVLIDDEVEKTIEECIELAPLHNPPNLLGIRSCKRLLPGVPQVAVFDTAFHQTMPKKAYLYGLPIEQYERYRIRRYGFHGTSHRYVAFEAAKILGKDLTELKIVTCHLGNGCSITAVKNGKSVDTSMGFTPLEGLVMGTRAGDMDPYIPLFIIEKQGLTPQEVNNLMNKKSGLLGLSGNRDMRDVMAAAEKGDERAKTALEIFVYRVAKYIGAYAMAMGGLDAVVFTAGMGENSPYLREKVLEYGGFLGIKVDKEKNEKNERIFTTPDSKVVGLVIPTNEELVIARDTYSIISKK
- a CDS encoding acetate--CoA ligase family protein is translated as MGEIDFERIDFILEKAEKEGRSSLFEHEVYSVLEAAGVKTPATFFIPKDGRGGITLPSFLSGRAVLKIVSPTIVHKTDVAGVAIVEGGEEEIVERARKMIEEVPPRYVAWLREHPELTPAPYRGLSDEELEKRVYADIRGVLVAEFVPYSGKGLEGEFLLGVRTTSEFGPIVAFGVGGVETEFLAERMKPGEAVSVSSALLMGDIPSFIRKPAISLKLLGETRRGKKVVSSEEMERVVFAFAEIARYYSDYEERSPFVITELEVNPLVANEGRLVPLDGLLKFRRRREKPIPRPTDKVGKLLIPESIAIIGVSGKEMNMGRIILRNIIGMGFPKERLYILKKGVSEIDGCRAFPDVSSLPEKVDTLIVAISADQVPSLIRETVEEEKAESIIIIPAGMAEKKGGESREEEIKKLLAERRSQGKDAPVINGGNCLGIHSVPGRYDTLFIPERKWERVPVFARNIAYISQSGAFMISRMTKLPRLEPRYGISVGNQVDLTISDYLAYLKDDPEIAVYGVYIEGFKEGDGIAFARISREILAAGRDVIAYKAGRTAEGRDATSGHTASIAGDYYVFEAVARDAGVLVARDFAEFEGLTKLASYFAEMGKKIKGDRVAAVSNAGFECVGFADNIRGEGYELRLAKFSPETEKRIASAFSLRKIDAIIDIHNPLDLTPMATDEVVAECIRALIEDDGVHSIILSLVPLTAALNTLPPSPEYEESIEREESVVKRVIALNKETEKPLIAVIDCGGRYDPMVSALEVGGIPVFRTADYAMRLLGYYTFYRLALERI